The Apium graveolens cultivar Ventura chromosome 11, ASM990537v1, whole genome shotgun sequence genome has a window encoding:
- the LOC141697408 gene encoding uncharacterized protein LOC141697408 isoform X3, translating to MYRPKFKVKSSSSGSKTDLGVRGSSKNLSPSQKIIRDYKRSELNKYMSSPSCPDTPKTSTTEWQVLYTTHLTQKAKKFHDGILKVSVCGSQRRQVFLYDENWRLLDSRFLKSDENVRSGELLKLDGHIVDVGNLKEDNEPQEESKLSGGDSVVVRETGIKHQQFHTQTNFHEWQVLYTTQLTQKAKKFQDGILKLSVCGSQKRQVFLYDESGRLLDSRFLKSDETVRSGESLKFDGHLVNIEDLEGDKETLQESKLPGVDCAVAGETEWDAMYTAQVTQRNKKYHSGIIKLASCGSYRMQATLLAEDGTTLCRRYLKLSEHLYSGSEFQFPNYLVEVGEPRKRHDANLRNEGLVSEDKASLGSRCNVDSVNINRRTLANKFTGYEVFQSKDSPHKEPDSVFTCYRAEKIKQSKESLWKEPDSVIRSFRNEIKPSGETSTRKPLRDVHGILSVLRKPVTRECGVSSKKEFPEEGHALNTSEIVYIEIQNREQKQLVDGSLGQCSVLQDSNGDILKKKSSHEREDPELKILTSAFPLCNSNKQKPTSTIFTSQIVDDESGLQTPIVSVMQDGSSAKENINDNQESTFSKASSRFSFGQPLKEVKPKKLSQLSADSLGIGSSSDKASDPCNVDRKNFSTVVTDEFPSFDLGF from the exons ATGTATCGACCGAAGTTCAAAGTTAAATCAAgttcttcag GAAGCAAAACTGATTTAGGCGTTAGAGGATCTTCGAAGAATCTTAGTCCATCGCAGAAAATTATCAGAG ATTACAAGAGAAGTGAACTCAACAAATATATGTCTTCACCAAGTTGTCCTGATACACCAAAAACCAGCACGACAG AATGGCAGGTCTTGTACACTACTCACTTAACACAGAAAGCCAAGAAGTTTCATGATGGTATCTTAAAAGTTTCAGTGTGTGGATCCCAAAGGAGGCAG GTCTTTCTGTACGATGAAAACTGGAGACTTCTGGATAGCAGGTTTCTTAAAAGTGATGAAAACGTTAGATCTGGTGAATTATTGAAGTTGGATGGCCATATAGTGGATGTAGGAAACCTAAAAGAAGACAATGAGCCTCAAGAAGAGTCAAAACTTTCGGGAGGTGATAGCGTAGTGGTTAGAGAAACAGGGATAAAACATCAACAATTCCATACCCAAACTAATTTCCATG AATGGCAGGTCTTGTACACTACTCAATTAACTCAGAAAGCCAAGAAGTTTCAGGATGGTATATTAAAACTTTCTGTATGTGGATCTCAGAAGAGACAG GTATTTCTGTACGATGAAAGTGGGAGACTTCTAGATAGCAGGTTCCTTAAAAGCGACGAAACTGTTAGGTCTGGTGAATCACTGAAGTTTGATGGCCATTTGGTCAACATAGAAGACCTAGAAGGAGACAAAGAGACTCTCCAAGAGTCAAAACTTCCAGGCGTTGATTGTGCTGTGGCAGGAGAAACAG AATGGGATGCTATGTACACTGCTCAAGTAACTCAGCGAAATAAAAAATACCACAGTGGGATTATAAAACTTGCTTCTTGTGGTTCCTACAGAATGCAG GCTACTTTATTAgctgaagatggaactacttTGTGCCGCAGATATCTCAAGTTATCAGAACACTTGTATTCTGGAAGTGAATTTCAATTCCCAAATTATTTAGTGGAAGTTGGTGAGCCACGGAAACGTCATGATG CAAATCTTCGAAATGAAGGTCTTGTTTCCGAAGATAAAGCTTCGCTTGGCAGTAGATGCAACGTAGACAGCGTCAATATAAATAGGAGAACCCTTGCAAACAAATTTACTGGTTATG AAGTATTCCAAAGCAAGGATTCACCGCATAAAGAACCAGATTCAGTTTTCACATGCTATAGAGCTGAGAAAATTAAACAAAGCAAGGAATCACTATGGAAAGAACCAGATTCAGTTATCAGAAGCTTTAGAAATGAAATAAAGCCAAGTGGGGAAACATCTACAAGGAAGCCGTTACGTGATG TGCATGGAATCTTGTCCGTTCTCAGAAAACCTGTGACTCGGGAGTGTGGTGTTTCCAGTAAAAAAGAATTTCCAGAAGAAGGCCATGCTTTAAACACTTCAGAAATTGTTTATATCGAAATCCAGAATAGAGAACAAAAACAGCTTGTGGATGGCTCTCTTGGTCAATGCAGTGTTCTTCAGGACAGCAATGGtgacattttaaaaaaaaaatcttctCATGAAAGAGAAGATCCAGAATTGAAGATTCTTACTTCTGCATTTCCTTTGTG TAATAGTAACAAGCAAAAGCCAACATCTACCATCTTTACATCTCAAATTGTAGATGACGAATCTGGATTGCAAACACCAATAGTGTCTGTCATGCAAGATGGATCAAGTGCAAAAGAAAACATTAACGATAATCAAGAATCAACATTTTCCAAAG CATCATCTAGATTCAGCTTTGGTCAACCACTGAAAGAGGTGAAACCTAAAAAGCTATCTCAG CTATCTGCAGATAGTCTGGGAATCGGTTCAAGCTCTGATAAAGCTTCTGACCCTTGTAATGTTGACAGAAAAAATTTCAGCACAGTTGTCACTGATGAATTCCCATCTTTTGATCTTGGATTCTGA
- the LOC141697408 gene encoding uncharacterized protein LOC141697408 isoform X1, whose translation MYRPKFKVKSSSSGSKTDLGVRGSSKNLSPSQKIIRDYKRSELNKYMSSPSCPDTPKTSTTEWQVLYTTHLTQKAKKFHDGILKVSVCGSQRRQVFLYDENWRLLDSRFLKSDENVRSGELLKLDGHIVDVGNLKEDNEPQEESKLSGGDSVVVRETGIKHQQFHTQTNFHDNRTSELNKYSASTRIDASKTSTTEWQVLYTTQLTQKAKKFQDGILKLSVCGSQKRQVFLYDESGRLLDSRFLKSDETVRSGESLKFDGHLVNIEDLEGDKETLQESKLPGVDCAVAGETEWDAMYTAQVTQRNKKYHSGIIKLASCGSYRMQATLLAEDGTTLCRRYLKLSEHLYSGSEFQFPNYLVEVGEPRKRHDANLRNEGLVSEDKASLGSRCNVDSVNINRRTLANKFTGYEVFQSKDSPHKEPDSVFTCYRAEKIKQSKESLWKEPDSVIRSFRNEIKPSGETSTRKPLRDVHGILSVLRKPVTRECGVSSKKEFPEEGHALNTSEIVYIEIQNREQKQLVDGSLGQCSVLQDSNGDILKKKSSHEREDPELKILTSAFPLCNSNKQKPTSTIFTSQIVDDESGLQTPIVSVMQDGSSAKENINDNQESTFSKASSRFSFGQPLKEVKPKKLSQLSADSLGIGSSSDKASDPCNVDRKNFSTVVTDEFPSFDLGF comes from the exons ATGTATCGACCGAAGTTCAAAGTTAAATCAAgttcttcag GAAGCAAAACTGATTTAGGCGTTAGAGGATCTTCGAAGAATCTTAGTCCATCGCAGAAAATTATCAGAG ATTACAAGAGAAGTGAACTCAACAAATATATGTCTTCACCAAGTTGTCCTGATACACCAAAAACCAGCACGACAG AATGGCAGGTCTTGTACACTACTCACTTAACACAGAAAGCCAAGAAGTTTCATGATGGTATCTTAAAAGTTTCAGTGTGTGGATCCCAAAGGAGGCAG GTCTTTCTGTACGATGAAAACTGGAGACTTCTGGATAGCAGGTTTCTTAAAAGTGATGAAAACGTTAGATCTGGTGAATTATTGAAGTTGGATGGCCATATAGTGGATGTAGGAAACCTAAAAGAAGACAATGAGCCTCAAGAAGAGTCAAAACTTTCGGGAGGTGATAGCGTAGTGGTTAGAGAAACAGGGATAAAACATCAACAATTCCATACCCAAACTAATTTCCATG ATAACAGGACAAGTGAACTTAACAAGTATAGTGCTTCAACACGTATTGATGCATCAAAAACCAGCACGACAG AATGGCAGGTCTTGTACACTACTCAATTAACTCAGAAAGCCAAGAAGTTTCAGGATGGTATATTAAAACTTTCTGTATGTGGATCTCAGAAGAGACAG GTATTTCTGTACGATGAAAGTGGGAGACTTCTAGATAGCAGGTTCCTTAAAAGCGACGAAACTGTTAGGTCTGGTGAATCACTGAAGTTTGATGGCCATTTGGTCAACATAGAAGACCTAGAAGGAGACAAAGAGACTCTCCAAGAGTCAAAACTTCCAGGCGTTGATTGTGCTGTGGCAGGAGAAACAG AATGGGATGCTATGTACACTGCTCAAGTAACTCAGCGAAATAAAAAATACCACAGTGGGATTATAAAACTTGCTTCTTGTGGTTCCTACAGAATGCAG GCTACTTTATTAgctgaagatggaactacttTGTGCCGCAGATATCTCAAGTTATCAGAACACTTGTATTCTGGAAGTGAATTTCAATTCCCAAATTATTTAGTGGAAGTTGGTGAGCCACGGAAACGTCATGATG CAAATCTTCGAAATGAAGGTCTTGTTTCCGAAGATAAAGCTTCGCTTGGCAGTAGATGCAACGTAGACAGCGTCAATATAAATAGGAGAACCCTTGCAAACAAATTTACTGGTTATG AAGTATTCCAAAGCAAGGATTCACCGCATAAAGAACCAGATTCAGTTTTCACATGCTATAGAGCTGAGAAAATTAAACAAAGCAAGGAATCACTATGGAAAGAACCAGATTCAGTTATCAGAAGCTTTAGAAATGAAATAAAGCCAAGTGGGGAAACATCTACAAGGAAGCCGTTACGTGATG TGCATGGAATCTTGTCCGTTCTCAGAAAACCTGTGACTCGGGAGTGTGGTGTTTCCAGTAAAAAAGAATTTCCAGAAGAAGGCCATGCTTTAAACACTTCAGAAATTGTTTATATCGAAATCCAGAATAGAGAACAAAAACAGCTTGTGGATGGCTCTCTTGGTCAATGCAGTGTTCTTCAGGACAGCAATGGtgacattttaaaaaaaaaatcttctCATGAAAGAGAAGATCCAGAATTGAAGATTCTTACTTCTGCATTTCCTTTGTG TAATAGTAACAAGCAAAAGCCAACATCTACCATCTTTACATCTCAAATTGTAGATGACGAATCTGGATTGCAAACACCAATAGTGTCTGTCATGCAAGATGGATCAAGTGCAAAAGAAAACATTAACGATAATCAAGAATCAACATTTTCCAAAG CATCATCTAGATTCAGCTTTGGTCAACCACTGAAAGAGGTGAAACCTAAAAAGCTATCTCAG CTATCTGCAGATAGTCTGGGAATCGGTTCAAGCTCTGATAAAGCTTCTGACCCTTGTAATGTTGACAGAAAAAATTTCAGCACAGTTGTCACTGATGAATTCCCATCTTTTGATCTTGGATTCTGA
- the LOC141698478 gene encoding signal recognition particle 19 kDa protein — translation MDGNISNIKKWNILYPVYMNSKKTIAEGRRISAAKACENPTCVEIADCCNHFKIPNAVELDKAYPRDYMQLGRVRFSLKRDDGTLYNPAISSKKQLMLHVAELVPRHPGRTKKQEAATTSNAGPSKSGKGGKKKR, via the exons ATGGATGGAAATATTTCAAATATTAAGAAGTGGAATATTTTGTATCCTGTTTATATGAATTCAAAGAAGACAATTGCTGAAGGTCGACGAATTAGTGCCGCTAAAGCATGCGAAAACCCCACCTGTGTAGAGATTGCAGATTGCTGCAATCACTTCAAAATTCCTAATGCAGTTGAG CTTGATAAGGCCTATCCCCGCGATTACATGCAATTAGGGAGAGTGAGGTTTTCACTGAAAAGGGATGATGGAACATTGTACAATCCTGCAATCTCTTCAA AGAAGCAGCTGATGCTTCATGTAGCTGAGCTGGTCCCTAGACACCCAGGGCGGACTAAGAAACAGGAGGCTGCAACCACCTCTAATGCTGGACCATCAAAATCTGGGAAGGGTGGCAAAAAGAAAAGATAA
- the LOC141697408 gene encoding uncharacterized protein LOC141697408 isoform X2, translated as MYRPKFKVKSSSSGSKTDLGVRGSSKNLSPSQKIIRDYKRSELNKYMSSPSCPDTPKTSTTEWQVLYTTHLTQKAKKFHDGILKVSVCGSQRRQVFLYDENWRLLDSRFLKSDENVRSGELLKLDGHIVDVGNLKEDNEPQEESKLSGGDSVVVRETGIKHQQFHTQTNFHDNRTSELNKYSASTRIDASKTSTTEWQVLYTTQLTQKAKKFQDGILKLSVCGSQKRQVFLYDESGRLLDSRFLKSDETVRSGESLKFDGHLVNIEDLEGDKETLQESKLPGVDCAVAGETEWDAMYTAQVTQRNKKYHSGIIKLASCGSYRMQATLLAEDGTTLCRRYLKLSEHLYSGSEFQFPNYLVEVGEPRKRHDANLRNEGLVSEDKASLGSRCNVDSVNINRRTLANKFTGYVFQSKDSPHKEPDSVFTCYRAEKIKQSKESLWKEPDSVIRSFRNEIKPSGETSTRKPLRDVHGILSVLRKPVTRECGVSSKKEFPEEGHALNTSEIVYIEIQNREQKQLVDGSLGQCSVLQDSNGDILKKKSSHEREDPELKILTSAFPLCNSNKQKPTSTIFTSQIVDDESGLQTPIVSVMQDGSSAKENINDNQESTFSKASSRFSFGQPLKEVKPKKLSQLSADSLGIGSSSDKASDPCNVDRKNFSTVVTDEFPSFDLGF; from the exons ATGTATCGACCGAAGTTCAAAGTTAAATCAAgttcttcag GAAGCAAAACTGATTTAGGCGTTAGAGGATCTTCGAAGAATCTTAGTCCATCGCAGAAAATTATCAGAG ATTACAAGAGAAGTGAACTCAACAAATATATGTCTTCACCAAGTTGTCCTGATACACCAAAAACCAGCACGACAG AATGGCAGGTCTTGTACACTACTCACTTAACACAGAAAGCCAAGAAGTTTCATGATGGTATCTTAAAAGTTTCAGTGTGTGGATCCCAAAGGAGGCAG GTCTTTCTGTACGATGAAAACTGGAGACTTCTGGATAGCAGGTTTCTTAAAAGTGATGAAAACGTTAGATCTGGTGAATTATTGAAGTTGGATGGCCATATAGTGGATGTAGGAAACCTAAAAGAAGACAATGAGCCTCAAGAAGAGTCAAAACTTTCGGGAGGTGATAGCGTAGTGGTTAGAGAAACAGGGATAAAACATCAACAATTCCATACCCAAACTAATTTCCATG ATAACAGGACAAGTGAACTTAACAAGTATAGTGCTTCAACACGTATTGATGCATCAAAAACCAGCACGACAG AATGGCAGGTCTTGTACACTACTCAATTAACTCAGAAAGCCAAGAAGTTTCAGGATGGTATATTAAAACTTTCTGTATGTGGATCTCAGAAGAGACAG GTATTTCTGTACGATGAAAGTGGGAGACTTCTAGATAGCAGGTTCCTTAAAAGCGACGAAACTGTTAGGTCTGGTGAATCACTGAAGTTTGATGGCCATTTGGTCAACATAGAAGACCTAGAAGGAGACAAAGAGACTCTCCAAGAGTCAAAACTTCCAGGCGTTGATTGTGCTGTGGCAGGAGAAACAG AATGGGATGCTATGTACACTGCTCAAGTAACTCAGCGAAATAAAAAATACCACAGTGGGATTATAAAACTTGCTTCTTGTGGTTCCTACAGAATGCAG GCTACTTTATTAgctgaagatggaactacttTGTGCCGCAGATATCTCAAGTTATCAGAACACTTGTATTCTGGAAGTGAATTTCAATTCCCAAATTATTTAGTGGAAGTTGGTGAGCCACGGAAACGTCATGATG CAAATCTTCGAAATGAAGGTCTTGTTTCCGAAGATAAAGCTTCGCTTGGCAGTAGATGCAACGTAGACAGCGTCAATATAAATAGGAGAACCCTTGCAAACAAATTTACTGGTTATG TATTCCAAAGCAAGGATTCACCGCATAAAGAACCAGATTCAGTTTTCACATGCTATAGAGCTGAGAAAATTAAACAAAGCAAGGAATCACTATGGAAAGAACCAGATTCAGTTATCAGAAGCTTTAGAAATGAAATAAAGCCAAGTGGGGAAACATCTACAAGGAAGCCGTTACGTGATG TGCATGGAATCTTGTCCGTTCTCAGAAAACCTGTGACTCGGGAGTGTGGTGTTTCCAGTAAAAAAGAATTTCCAGAAGAAGGCCATGCTTTAAACACTTCAGAAATTGTTTATATCGAAATCCAGAATAGAGAACAAAAACAGCTTGTGGATGGCTCTCTTGGTCAATGCAGTGTTCTTCAGGACAGCAATGGtgacattttaaaaaaaaaatcttctCATGAAAGAGAAGATCCAGAATTGAAGATTCTTACTTCTGCATTTCCTTTGTG TAATAGTAACAAGCAAAAGCCAACATCTACCATCTTTACATCTCAAATTGTAGATGACGAATCTGGATTGCAAACACCAATAGTGTCTGTCATGCAAGATGGATCAAGTGCAAAAGAAAACATTAACGATAATCAAGAATCAACATTTTCCAAAG CATCATCTAGATTCAGCTTTGGTCAACCACTGAAAGAGGTGAAACCTAAAAAGCTATCTCAG CTATCTGCAGATAGTCTGGGAATCGGTTCAAGCTCTGATAAAGCTTCTGACCCTTGTAATGTTGACAGAAAAAATTTCAGCACAGTTGTCACTGATGAATTCCCATCTTTTGATCTTGGATTCTGA
- the LOC141697408 gene encoding uncharacterized protein LOC141697408 isoform X4: MVFLYDENWRLLDSRFLKSDENVRSGELLKLDGHIVDVGNLKEDNEPQEESKLSGGDSVVVRETGIKHQQFHTQTNFHDNRTSELNKYSASTRIDASKTSTTEWQVLYTTQLTQKAKKFQDGILKLSVCGSQKRQVFLYDESGRLLDSRFLKSDETVRSGESLKFDGHLVNIEDLEGDKETLQESKLPGVDCAVAGETEWDAMYTAQVTQRNKKYHSGIIKLASCGSYRMQATLLAEDGTTLCRRYLKLSEHLYSGSEFQFPNYLVEVGEPRKRHDANLRNEGLVSEDKASLGSRCNVDSVNINRRTLANKFTGYEVFQSKDSPHKEPDSVFTCYRAEKIKQSKESLWKEPDSVIRSFRNEIKPSGETSTRKPLRDVHGILSVLRKPVTRECGVSSKKEFPEEGHALNTSEIVYIEIQNREQKQLVDGSLGQCSVLQDSNGDILKKKSSHEREDPELKILTSAFPLCNSNKQKPTSTIFTSQIVDDESGLQTPIVSVMQDGSSAKENINDNQESTFSKASSRFSFGQPLKEVKPKKLSQLSADSLGIGSSSDKASDPCNVDRKNFSTVVTDEFPSFDLGF; the protein is encoded by the exons ATG GTCTTTCTGTACGATGAAAACTGGAGACTTCTGGATAGCAGGTTTCTTAAAAGTGATGAAAACGTTAGATCTGGTGAATTATTGAAGTTGGATGGCCATATAGTGGATGTAGGAAACCTAAAAGAAGACAATGAGCCTCAAGAAGAGTCAAAACTTTCGGGAGGTGATAGCGTAGTGGTTAGAGAAACAGGGATAAAACATCAACAATTCCATACCCAAACTAATTTCCATG ATAACAGGACAAGTGAACTTAACAAGTATAGTGCTTCAACACGTATTGATGCATCAAAAACCAGCACGACAG AATGGCAGGTCTTGTACACTACTCAATTAACTCAGAAAGCCAAGAAGTTTCAGGATGGTATATTAAAACTTTCTGTATGTGGATCTCAGAAGAGACAG GTATTTCTGTACGATGAAAGTGGGAGACTTCTAGATAGCAGGTTCCTTAAAAGCGACGAAACTGTTAGGTCTGGTGAATCACTGAAGTTTGATGGCCATTTGGTCAACATAGAAGACCTAGAAGGAGACAAAGAGACTCTCCAAGAGTCAAAACTTCCAGGCGTTGATTGTGCTGTGGCAGGAGAAACAG AATGGGATGCTATGTACACTGCTCAAGTAACTCAGCGAAATAAAAAATACCACAGTGGGATTATAAAACTTGCTTCTTGTGGTTCCTACAGAATGCAG GCTACTTTATTAgctgaagatggaactacttTGTGCCGCAGATATCTCAAGTTATCAGAACACTTGTATTCTGGAAGTGAATTTCAATTCCCAAATTATTTAGTGGAAGTTGGTGAGCCACGGAAACGTCATGATG CAAATCTTCGAAATGAAGGTCTTGTTTCCGAAGATAAAGCTTCGCTTGGCAGTAGATGCAACGTAGACAGCGTCAATATAAATAGGAGAACCCTTGCAAACAAATTTACTGGTTATG AAGTATTCCAAAGCAAGGATTCACCGCATAAAGAACCAGATTCAGTTTTCACATGCTATAGAGCTGAGAAAATTAAACAAAGCAAGGAATCACTATGGAAAGAACCAGATTCAGTTATCAGAAGCTTTAGAAATGAAATAAAGCCAAGTGGGGAAACATCTACAAGGAAGCCGTTACGTGATG TGCATGGAATCTTGTCCGTTCTCAGAAAACCTGTGACTCGGGAGTGTGGTGTTTCCAGTAAAAAAGAATTTCCAGAAGAAGGCCATGCTTTAAACACTTCAGAAATTGTTTATATCGAAATCCAGAATAGAGAACAAAAACAGCTTGTGGATGGCTCTCTTGGTCAATGCAGTGTTCTTCAGGACAGCAATGGtgacattttaaaaaaaaaatcttctCATGAAAGAGAAGATCCAGAATTGAAGATTCTTACTTCTGCATTTCCTTTGTG TAATAGTAACAAGCAAAAGCCAACATCTACCATCTTTACATCTCAAATTGTAGATGACGAATCTGGATTGCAAACACCAATAGTGTCTGTCATGCAAGATGGATCAAGTGCAAAAGAAAACATTAACGATAATCAAGAATCAACATTTTCCAAAG CATCATCTAGATTCAGCTTTGGTCAACCACTGAAAGAGGTGAAACCTAAAAAGCTATCTCAG CTATCTGCAGATAGTCTGGGAATCGGTTCAAGCTCTGATAAAGCTTCTGACCCTTGTAATGTTGACAGAAAAAATTTCAGCACAGTTGTCACTGATGAATTCCCATCTTTTGATCTTGGATTCTGA